GGTCACCACCGCCTGGCCGGAAATGCGCAGATAGGCAAAGACCTCGTCGGGCTGCAGCGGATCGGTGATGGCCACCGTCCACGGCGTGCCGTCCTCTCGCTCGCCGAAAGCCAGCAGATCCCCTCCGGCATTCACCACGCCGCCAGCGGCGCCGTACCCGCGCAGCACCTCCACCGCCCGGTTGGCCGCATACCCCTTGCCGATGCCTCCAAAGCCGATGGCCATGCCCTCGCGGGGGAGCTCCAATGTGTGCTGCTCGGCGTCCAGCCGCAGCAGCCGGTAGTCCACCAGCTCCAACGCCGTCGCCACGGCCTCTGGGGCCGGCAGCTTCGGATCCTCGGCCTTGAAATCCCACAGCTTGCCGGCGCCGGCGAAGGTGATGTCGAAGGCCCCGTCGGTAAGCTTCGAGACCTTCAGCGACCGCCGCACCAAGTCGAAGAGCTCCGGTGACACCGCCACCGCCCCTTGCCCCGCCGCCCGGTTCACCCGGCTGGTCTCCGAGCTCTCCCGCCAGCTCGAGATCAACGCCTCGATGCGGTCGATCTCCCCATAGGCCGCCGCCA
Above is a genomic segment from Acidobacteriota bacterium containing:
- a CDS encoding FAD:protein FMN transferase; this translates as MLKTGWDRWSWRGGVLALGLVGVVWAGLVGAHPAEGGGEKSAKESAEESAPHTVKEVQIKMGSRFEVTVVHEDAAMAREAVAAAYGEIDRIEALISSWRESSETSRVNRAAGQGAVAVSPELFDLVRRSLKVSKLTDGAFDITFAGAGKLWDFKAEDPKLPAPEAVATALELVDYRLLRLDAEQHTLELPREGMAIGFGGIGKGYAANRAVEVLRGYGAAGGVVNAGGDLLAFGEREDGTPWTVAITDPLQPDEVFAYLRISGQAVVTSGDYERYVEIDGVRYAHILDPRTGQPVRDVRSVTIVCPNAELADALATGVFVLGREKGLALLNQLRGIEGMIVDAEGSLHFSDNLQSKFVREETDS